A region from the Aegilops tauschii subsp. strangulata cultivar AL8/78 chromosome 5, Aet v6.0, whole genome shotgun sequence genome encodes:
- the LOC109733098 gene encoding protein FAR1-RELATED SEQUENCE 5-like, translated as MRAPSGMDSEEDTSLDHQHMAVDLTPAGMDTLSNRSNKGITELSDCSNPGCGVVDSITANPEFSELHSGRSAPKRKSKREAFEGMDYRIAPAVKSPFQKCVERAAFRDDADVFVPSVGTIFDSKDEAYDFYNMFSWECGFGMRYGKSSTNNKNYRTMQDIVRQCAGKEERPNTTTCRTGCEARIRLHRTDDHGWYVTVFINKHNHPLSVKCGEKKQWKSHSVISPLAKDFIRNLRENNIRFDQIYNILGSGLGSSLGVPFRKQTLRTLCATIAHDSIADDMAKTTSILQDMSATDPDFKVCVQVDGESRVKTVIWCNGKNRLDYAHFGDVVTFDTTYRTNLYNMPFGLFVGVNNHFQSIIFGGVLMVDEKTPTFEWAFRNFIDLMDGKHPTTILTDQCKAMQNALRSTMPHTRHRWCRWHVLKVLKEKIGHVYNKHSAFKKEFHAIVNEETDVESFERKWHQLIKKYKLQGNKYLRRIFKWRDMWAMPYFMGTFCAGMTGTQRSESANHLLKKFISRSSPMHLFVKQYNKLLDSRSQAEDEANYVRHAGGL; from the exons ATGAGAGCTCCATCCGGCATGGATAGCGAAGAAGACACCTCTTTAGACCATCAGCACATGGCTGTTGATCTCACTCCTGCCGGCATGGATACGCTCTCTAACAG ATCAAACAAAGGCATCACGGAGCTATCAGATTGTTCTAATCCTGGCTGTGGTGTTGTTGATTCAATCACAGCGAATCCAGAGTTCTCAGAACTGCATTCTGGAAGATCGGCACCTAAGCGGAAAAG TAAACGGGAAGCGTTTGAAGGAATGGACTACAGAATTGCCCCTGCAGTAAAAAGTCCGTTCCAGAAGTGTGTGGAGCGCGCTGCTTTTAGGGACGATGCAGATGTGTTCGTTCCAAGTGTTGGAAcaatctttgattcaaaggatgaAGCCTACGATTTCTACAACATGTTCTCTTGGGAGTGTGGTTTTGGTATGCGCTATGGAAAGAGTAGCACTAATAACAAAAATTACAGAACAATGCAGGACATCGTTCGCCAGTGTGCG GGCAAAGAAGAAAGGCCCAACACAACAACATGCCGCACTGGTTGTGAAGCTCGTATAAGACTACATCGAACTGACGACCATGGATGGTATGTGACCGTTTTCATTAACAAGCACAATCACCCACTATCTGTGAAGTGTGGCGAGAAAAAACAGTGGAAATCACATAGCGTTATAAGTCCTTTAGCAAAGGATTTTATTCGTAACCTCAGGGAGAACAACATCAGGTTTGACCAGATATACAACATATTAGGGTCAGGTCTTGGCTCTTCTCTAGGCGTGCCTTTTAGGAAGCAGACATTGAGAACTCTGTGTGCAACCATAGCTCATGATTCCATCGCTGATGATATGGCCAAAACCACTAGTATACTTCAGGATATGAGTGCCACAGATCCGGACTTCAAAGTTTGTGTGCAAGTAGACGGTGAAAGCAGGGTGAAAACAGTAATATGGTGTAATGGTAAAAATCGGCTGGATTATGCACATTTCGGTGATGTGGTTACTTTCGACACCACTTACAGGACCAACCTATATAACATGCCATTTGGGCTTTTTGTTGGTGTCAATAACCATTTCCAGTCTATTATTTTTGGCGGCGTCCTCATGGTTGATGAAAAGACTCCCACATTTGAATGGGcattcagaaactttattgacTTGATGGACGGGAAACATCCTACTACTATATTGACAG ATCAATGCAAAGCTATGCAAAATGCTTTACGAAGTACAATGCCCCACACCCGTCATAGGTGGTGCAGATGGCATGTGTTAAAGGTCTTGAAAGAGAAAATTGGACACGTGTACAACAAACATTCTGCCTTCAAGAAGGAATTCCACGCGATAGTAAATGAAGAGACGGATGTAGAATCATTTGAGCGAAAGTGGCATCAATTGATTAAAAAATACAAACTTCAAGGAAACAAGTACCTTCGCAGGATTTTCAAGTGGAGGGACATGTGGGCAATGCCATACTTCATGGGCACATTCTGTGCCGGGATGACCGGCACGCAACGGAGCGAGAGTGCGAATCATCTCCTCAAAAAGTTCATCAGCAGATCATCCCCAATGCACTTGTTTGTTAAGCAGTACAACAAATTGCTTGATTCCAGGAGCCAGGCAGAAGACGAGGCAAATTATGTCAG ACACGCAGGCGGCTTGTAA
- the LOC141023154 gene encoding uncharacterized protein — protein MEVQPRRRLKRSPPPPSPHGGRPVCDPDGDDHISALPEDMIIQILVRLRCARAAARTGVLSRRWRGLWAGLPDLIFRDLPTGKIIAALDRVGLPAAVSLLDIRFPFFWSREWGKAEDSSAKSLLRAAARVSPEELVFILPWSSAVKPGRPVEIAMPCFRRATSIELDTCHLRLKPPPAGELPVLERLSLSGNIVDLGTMISRCPRLRVLSVTFRDADPDSLEAALASLEAAAALGLVVSLLRINHITIRSMRHSMGMYNIGVARFVSLLGAMARLSPQELVLTQGYQECYNVDLPRFDRTTSIEMNLYAVCFTVLPAGEFPALEKLSLEGCTIPDLCTLVTRCPRLRILRAAIDNHTDNLTVTVHSTSLQELYLDAHKDTECQGIDIVTPLLKQLNLKVKADMDLSVSIATPMVEKVSLRLSYTKFPLLFGFLSLESMRLETIECDKYKDVGLSNINDQEGASLQPPRIHVLVLNIFPYNIFHSGAALLNFADEMKKLLITNFSALELHLSTKGHVLGALMLRLLGMHQIRTAVQRLKVILSEWCRISQTSKCLEKCLCNEPKNWRSQSISLTHLEEVKIEGFSGGSSEIDFITMAWLKSMWALFAS, from the exons ATGGAAGTGCAACCGAGACGCCGCCTCaagcgctcgccgccgccgccgtcgccgcatgGAGGTCGCCCGGTTTGTGATCCAGACGGAGATGACCACATCAGCGCCCTCCCCGAAGACATGATCATCCAGATCCTCGTGCGCCTGCGctgcgcccgcgccgccgcgcgcACCGGCGTCCTCTCGCGCCGGTGGCGTGGCCTCTGGGCCGGCCTCCCCGATCTCATCTTTCGCGACCTCCCGACCGGCAAGATTATAGCGGCGCTAGACCGCGTCGGCCTTCCCGCAGCCGTTTCTCTTCTCGACATCCGTTTCCCGTTTTTTTGGTCGAGGGAGTGGGGCAAGGCCGAAGACTCCAGCGCCAAGTCGCTGCTGCGCGCCGCCGCGCGGGTCTCACCGGAGGAGCTCGTCTTCATCCTCCCGTGGTCTTCTGCTGTAAAACCAGGACGTCCCGTCGAGATCGCCATGCCGTGCTTCCGCCGGGCCACATCGATCGAGCTGGACACGTGTCACCTCCGCCTCAAGCCACCGCCCGCTGGCGAGCTCCCCGTGCTCGAGAGGTTGTCTCTCTCCGGCAACATTGTCGACCTTGGCACCATGATCAGCCGCTGCCCACGCCTACGTGTGCTCAGCGTCACCTTTCGCGACGCCGATCCGGACTCGCTGGAAGCGGCGCTGGCCTCGCTGGAAGCGGCTGCAGCTCTCGGCCTCGTCGTGTCCCTCCTCCGCATCAACCACATTACTATTCGTAGTATGAGGCACAGCATGGGGATGTACAATATTGGGGTCGCTCGCTTCGTGTCCCTTCTGGGTGCCATGGCAAGGCTCTCACCGCAGGAGCTCGTCCTCACCCAGGGCTACCAAGAATGCTATAATGTCGACCTGCCCCGCTTCGACCGCACCACGTCGATTGAGATGAACTTGTACGCCGTCTGCTTCACAGTGCTACCGGCGGGCGAGTTCCCCGCGCTCGAGAAGCTGTCCCTCGAGGGTTGCACCATCCCCGACCTTTGCACATTGGTCACCCGCTGTCCGCGCTTGCGCATTCTCAGGGCGGCCATAGATAATCATACAGACAACCTCACAGTCACAGTCCACTCGACGTCGCTACAGGAGCTTTACCTTGATGCCCATAAAGACACGGAATGTCAGGGCATTGACATTGTGACTCCATTGCTTAAACAGCTGAACCTGAAGGTCAAGGCCGACATGGACCTCAGTGTCTCTATCGCGACGCCGATGGTGGAGAAGGTCTCATTGAGGCTCTCGTATACAAAGTTTCCTCTTTTATTTGGTTTTTTGTCGCTCGAGAGCATGAGGTTAGAGACCATAGAGTGCGACAAATACAAAGATGTGGGGCTCAGCAACATCAACGACCAGGAAGGGGCGTCTTTGCAGCCCCCTCGCATTCATGTCCTTGTCTTGAACATATTTCCCTAT AATATTTTTCATTCTGGTGCAGCGCTGCTAAACTTTGCGGATGAGATGAAGAAACTTCTGATTACCAACTTTTCTGCGTTGGAGCTACATCTCAGCACAAAGGGGCATGTCCTTGGAGCATTGATGTTGCGTCTCCTAGGGATGCATCAAATTCGAACCGCTGTACAGAGGCTTAAGGTTATCCTATCAGAGTGGTGCCGG ATTTCACAAACATCAAAATGTCTTGAAAAATGTCTTTGTAATGAGCCCAAGAACTGGAGGAGCCAAAGTATCTCCTTGACTCATCTTGAAGAAGTAAAAATTGAAGGCTTCAGCGGAGGGAGCAGTGAGATTGATTTCATCACAATG GCATGGTTAAAATCAATGTGGGCTTTGTTTGCTTCATAG